The Stigmatella ashevillena genomic sequence CATTCCGGGGCGCACACCACACTTGCACCGCGAGCACGGGGCCCTGCACGGTGAACTCCGCGATCTCGATGGAGAGGGGCGGCTGCGGGAGCACCTCGGGGATGGTGGCCACCTCGGCTTCTAGCAAGCCCTTGAACGCGGGGAGATCAATCCCATGGACCAGGGGGATCTTGAGGCTGATCTGCCGCTGGGTATGGTGGGTGTAGTTGGTGATGTTGTCACCCAGCAGTTTGCTGTTGCCGACGACGATGCGCAGGTTGTCGGGCGTGTCGATGGCGGTGACGAACAGGCCAATCTCTTGCACGAGGCCCGTCACTCCACCCGCGTTGATCTCCTCTCCCACCCGGAAGGGCCGCAGCACGAGCAGGAAGACGCCCGCGGCGAAGTTGGAGAGCAATCCCGCCCAGGCCGAACCGATGGCGATGCCCGCCGCGGCCAGCAGGGCGGCGAACGAGGTTGTCTCGATGCCGATCAACCCCAGCAGAGACAGCAGCAAGAGGATGGTGAGGGCGCTGGTGAACAGGGACTCGATGTAGCGGATCAGCGTCGCATCGACCTTGCGCCGCTGCATCGTGAGGTTCAACACGCGCTGGAA encodes the following:
- a CDS encoding mechanosensitive ion channel family protein; its protein translation is MEALLSQLQTLAVAEAVPFLLKLCGALALWFIGRTVIGGFQRVLNLTMQRRKVDATLIRYIESLFTSALTILLLLSLLGLIGIETTSFAALLAAAGIAIGSAWAGLLSNFAAGVFLLVLRPFRVGEEINAGGVTGLVQEIGLFVTAIDTPDNLRIVVGNSKLLGDNITNYTHHTQRQISLKIPLVHGIDLPAFKGLLEAEVATIPEVLPQPPLSIEIAEFTVQGPVLAVQVWCAPRNAGAVMNGMTRAAQTSLTTVGYIPPVQTGWNVAKAG